From the Acidilutibacter cellobiosedens genome, one window contains:
- a CDS encoding SpoIIE family protein phosphatase, with product MSEEYFVDIAYRSINKDGEELCGDKVEIIREDNRNMIVMADGLGSGVKANILSTLTSKIVISMLEGGINIYETVDTVIHTLPVCKVRKLAYSTFTIAEIFEDGRTYIAEYDNPPIFLIRDGKLVDLKRRETQISNTVVRECNLTLQKNDLLAIVSDGVVHAGVGGILNLGWQWKNVGEYLCKVALKEKSAGKISKALIDTCEYLYGDKPGDDTTVVIAKIRKPEIVDLFTGPPKDSSNDAKTVENLMNGKGKKVVCGGTAAKIVARELGREIITNMDFIDPEVPPTAEIEGIDLVTEGVLTLSKAVEKIKRYINSPYKDNLFYSFNKNDGASKLVRLLIEDCTHLNLWVGKAINPAHQNPDFPADLSIKLKVVQELVAEMKALGTKVNVIYV from the coding sequence GTGAGCGAAGAATATTTTGTAGATATAGCTTATCGCAGCATAAATAAAGATGGAGAAGAGCTGTGCGGAGACAAAGTAGAAATTATCAGAGAAGATAATAGAAATATGATAGTTATGGCGGATGGATTGGGAAGTGGAGTGAAAGCCAATATTCTTTCAACTCTTACTTCCAAAATTGTAATTTCAATGCTTGAAGGCGGCATTAATATTTATGAAACCGTAGATACTGTTATTCATACTCTTCCTGTATGTAAAGTTAGAAAATTAGCCTATTCTACTTTTACCATAGCTGAAATATTTGAAGATGGAAGGACATATATTGCTGAATATGATAATCCTCCGATATTTTTAATTAGAGATGGAAAACTTGTTGATTTAAAGAGAAGGGAAACTCAAATTAGTAATACTGTAGTTCGGGAATGTAATTTAACCTTGCAGAAAAATGATTTATTAGCTATAGTTAGTGATGGAGTGGTTCATGCAGGAGTAGGAGGCATATTGAATCTCGGATGGCAGTGGAAAAATGTCGGAGAGTATTTATGTAAAGTAGCATTGAAAGAAAAAAGTGCAGGTAAAATATCTAAAGCCTTGATTGATACATGTGAATATTTATATGGAGACAAACCAGGAGATGATACTACGGTTGTTATTGCTAAGATAAGAAAGCCTGAAATAGTAGATCTGTTTACTGGTCCTCCTAAGGACTCGTCAAATGATGCTAAAACCGTGGAAAATTTAATGAATGGAAAGGGAAAAAAAGTTGTCTGTGGGGGTACCGCTGCAAAGATTGTTGCACGGGAACTTGGCAGGGAAATTATAACCAATATGGATTTTATCGATCCTGAAGTACCTCCGACAGCGGAAATAGAGGGGATAGATTTGGTTACAGAAGGGGTTTTAACATTGAGTAAGGCGGTGGAGAAAATTAAAAGGTATATTAATTCTCCATATAAGGACAATCTTTTTTATAGTTTTAATAAAAATGATGGAGCCTCAAAGTTGGTCAGATTATTAATTGAGGATTGTACTCATTTAAATTTGTGGGTAGGAAAGGCCATAAATCCCGCTCATCAAAATCCTGATTTTCCCGCAGACTTAAGTATTAAACTGAAAGTGGTACAGGAATTGGTGGCTGAAATGAAAGCATTGGGTACAAAAGTTAACGTAATTTATGTATAA
- a CDS encoding [Fe-Fe] hydrogenase large subunit C-terminal domain-containing protein: MELLNFNKANCKHCYKCLRVCPVKAIKFKNDQASIVEERCIACGHCFIACPQNARKVKSDLNDIKEAIKEKRRIVATVAPSFVGSFSTDFAEKIVTVLKKLGIDYVEETAVGADIVANLYKKKLKEKNYKNIITTCCPSANFLIEKYFPSLTKYMFPIVSPMIAHGKLIKRVYGMDTFVIFIGPCISKKVEAKEAQHDDVIDAVMTFEELKEWVYESQLDIDNMEYTPFDRSSTERGRNFPLKGGVLGSFLDDHIRSKYDVMNIDGIDECIDMLNTLMKDDTEGLCVELNACREGCINGPGVPKDSLGKYERKRIVKRYVNYENENFTTDEIDIPEDIDFGKVFVDKSFYRPKADEATIQSILRSIDKFTPEDELNCGACGYSTCREKVQAVYEGMAEKSMCMPYMKSRAERLSNHIFESSPNAIFVVDEDLKVVEFNKVCEKIFNIKSGEIMGKPISVILDDEIFRKVIETQDNIILQKVYYKEYGMLFLQNIILIEKENALLVIMTDITDEEKSKEELVKIKENALQAAQDVIEKQMRVAQEIAGLLGETTAETKVVLTKLKELVLKDGDVK, encoded by the coding sequence ATGGAACTCCTAAACTTCAACAAAGCAAATTGTAAACATTGTTATAAGTGTTTAAGAGTGTGCCCGGTTAAAGCTATTAAATTCAAGAATGACCAGGCAAGTATAGTTGAAGAAAGATGCATTGCATGTGGCCATTGTTTTATAGCCTGTCCTCAAAATGCCAGAAAAGTAAAAAGCGATTTAAATGATATAAAAGAAGCTATTAAAGAGAAGCGAAGAATCGTCGCAACAGTTGCTCCATCGTTTGTAGGTTCTTTTTCTACTGATTTTGCAGAAAAGATTGTTACAGTATTAAAAAAATTAGGTATTGATTATGTAGAAGAAACAGCGGTAGGTGCTGATATAGTAGCTAATTTATATAAAAAGAAATTAAAAGAAAAAAATTATAAAAATATTATTACTACCTGCTGCCCTTCTGCTAATTTTTTGATAGAGAAATATTTTCCTTCATTGACAAAGTATATGTTCCCTATAGTATCTCCTATGATAGCTCATGGAAAGCTTATTAAGCGAGTGTATGGAATGGATACCTTTGTCATATTTATAGGGCCTTGTATATCTAAGAAGGTAGAAGCTAAGGAAGCTCAGCATGATGATGTAATCGATGCTGTTATGACTTTTGAAGAATTGAAAGAATGGGTTTATGAGAGCCAATTGGACATAGATAATATGGAATATACACCTTTTGATAGATCTTCTACGGAACGGGGCAGAAATTTTCCCTTAAAGGGAGGTGTACTTGGAAGTTTTTTAGACGATCATATCAGAAGTAAATATGACGTCATGAATATAGATGGAATAGATGAGTGCATTGATATGTTAAATACCCTTATGAAAGATGATACTGAAGGATTATGTGTAGAATTAAATGCTTGTCGGGAAGGATGCATTAATGGGCCCGGGGTTCCGAAAGATAGTTTGGGTAAGTATGAAAGAAAGAGGATAGTAAAAAGATATGTTAATTATGAAAATGAAAATTTTACGACAGATGAAATAGATATCCCTGAAGACATAGATTTTGGGAAAGTTTTCGTGGATAAGTCTTTCTATAGACCTAAAGCTGACGAAGCTACAATACAGTCCATATTAAGGTCTATTGATAAGTTTACGCCTGAGGATGAATTAAACTGCGGTGCTTGTGGATATTCTACGTGTAGAGAAAAGGTACAAGCTGTATATGAAGGGATGGCAGAAAAAAGTATGTGCATGCCTTATATGAAGAGCAGAGCAGAAAGGCTTTCAAATCATATTTTTGAAAGTAGTCCTAATGCTATATTTGTTGTTGACGAAGATTTGAAGGTAGTGGAGTTTAATAAAGTATGTGAAAAAATATTCAATATTAAATCCGGGGAAATAATGGGGAAACCCATATCGGTTATATTGGATGATGAAATATTTCGTAAGGTAATAGAAACTCAAGATAACATAATACTTCAAAAGGTTTATTATAAAGAGTATGGAATGTTGTTCCTGCAGAATATTATTTTAATAGAAAAGGAAAATGCTCTTCTTGTAATAATGACAGATATAACAGATGAGGAGAAAAGTAAAGAAGAGCTGGTGAAAATAAAAGAGAATGCTCTCCAAGCAGCACAAGATGTTATTGAGAAACAGATGAGAGTTGCCCAAGAAATAGCAGGGCTTTTGGGAGAAACTACTGCAGAAACAAAAGTTGTTCTGACGAAATTGAAGGAATTGGTTCTTAAAGATGGTGATGTGAAGTGA
- a CDS encoding (2Fe-2S) ferredoxin domain-containing protein: MTTINVCIGSACHLKGSYNIINRFQDLIKKNNMDDEVVVKAAFCLGECTKAVSVKVDEGEVYSVNDTNVEEFFNKYVIGRV, translated from the coding sequence ATGACTACTATAAATGTTTGCATAGGAAGCGCCTGTCATCTGAAAGGTTCTTATAATATAATAAACAGATTTCAAGATTTAATAAAGAAGAACAATATGGATGATGAGGTTGTTGTGAAAGCTGCATTTTGCCTTGGAGAATGTACAAAAGCTGTTTCAGTTAAAGTAGATGAGGGTGAAGTATATTCAGTAAATGATACTAACGTGGAAGAGTTTTTTAATAAATATGTAATAGGGAGAGTATAA
- the cwlD gene encoding N-acetylmuramoyl-L-alanine amidase CwlD: MKVLVINKKIVYLFLIAIVGIIIFLIAYRRITMETFYLPITNKIIGIDSGHGGIDPGAVGKEGTTEKDINLKIALKLKRYIEQSGGIPILTRENEKGLYTQKSKTLKEKKSEDLKRRKEIIEENKCDVFVTIHLNSFTKSKYSGAHVFYKKDCLESKRMADLVQEELRNVLDKDNRRVPQGRDDVYLLREVNVPTILVECGFLSNTKEEKLLNDDKYQEKIAWAIYVGLMRYFNE; encoded by the coding sequence ATGAAGGTACTAGTTATTAACAAAAAAATTGTATATTTGTTTTTAATTGCCATAGTCGGAATTATAATATTTTTAATTGCTTACAGGAGAATTACAATGGAAACTTTTTATCTTCCCATAACTAATAAGATTATAGGGATAGATTCAGGTCATGGAGGAATAGATCCGGGGGCAGTGGGAAAGGAAGGAACAACAGAAAAAGATATAAATTTAAAAATTGCATTAAAGCTTAAAAGATATATTGAGCAAAGTGGGGGTATTCCTATACTTACAAGAGAGAATGAAAAAGGATTATATACACAAAAATCAAAGACATTAAAAGAAAAGAAAAGTGAAGATTTGAAAAGAAGGAAAGAGATAATAGAAGAAAATAAATGCGATGTATTTGTAACTATACATTTAAACAGTTTTACAAAATCCAAATATTCGGGAGCTCATGTATTCTATAAGAAAGATTGTTTGGAAAGCAAACGTATGGCCGATTTAGTCCAAGAAGAATTAAGAAATGTTCTTGACAAAGATAACAGAAGAGTTCCACAGGGAAGAGATGATGTATATTTATTGAGAGAAGTGAATGTACCCACTATATTGGTGGAATGTGGATTTTTATCGAATACAAAAGAGGAAAAGCTGCTAAATGACGATAAATATCAGGAGAAAATTGCTTGGGCTATATATGTGGGATTAATGAGATACTTTAACGAATGA
- a CDS encoding CobW family GTP-binding protein — protein sequence MKIKRVPITLLTGYLGAGKTTVVNYVLRNQSGMKVAIITNDMGEINVDADLIEKENSISRNDKSLVALSNGCICCTLRTDLIKQIAELVKPNCFDYILIEASGICEPLPIAQALTLLDGSLGNGQLPKICRLDTIATIVDAYRLVSEFMGGTTLLHTNELDDEDIARLLVEQIEFCNLIILNKVDLVSKEQLHDIKTILQTLQPSAEIIETSYGKVAPEKILNAHRFNFEKACVSPGWIQEIAKAKDGEREGEEEEYGINSFVYSRKQPFSQKKLNQWIKKWPENVVRCKGLIWLHDHNDTSFLFEQAGKSIDITPFGRWLAVGTKQEQKAAFAKNPSIKKDWDPHYGDRKTMLVFIGLHLDKEKITASLDNCLI from the coding sequence ATGAAAATAAAACGCGTTCCGATCACGCTTCTCACGGGATACCTTGGGGCGGGTAAAACCACTGTGGTTAACTATGTACTACGTAACCAAAGCGGCATGAAAGTGGCAATAATTACAAATGATATGGGTGAGATCAATGTTGATGCGGACCTAATTGAAAAAGAAAACAGTATATCACGTAACGACAAAAGCCTTGTTGCCTTGTCAAACGGTTGTATCTGCTGTACGCTTCGTACGGATTTGATAAAGCAAATTGCAGAACTTGTAAAGCCTAACTGCTTTGATTATATTCTTATAGAAGCAAGCGGCATTTGTGAACCTCTTCCCATTGCCCAGGCCCTTACTTTACTTGACGGAAGTCTGGGGAATGGACAACTTCCAAAAATCTGCAGGCTGGACACTATTGCGACTATTGTGGATGCATACCGTTTGGTATCCGAATTTATGGGGGGTACAACATTGCTTCATACTAATGAGTTGGATGATGAGGATATTGCGCGGCTTCTTGTGGAACAAATCGAGTTTTGCAACCTAATTATTTTGAACAAAGTTGATTTGGTCAGCAAGGAACAGCTTCATGATATTAAAACAATCCTACAAACTTTACAGCCGTCTGCAGAAATCATCGAGACCAGTTATGGAAAAGTAGCCCCTGAAAAAATTCTAAATGCCCACCGGTTTAATTTCGAAAAAGCTTGCGTTTCTCCGGGTTGGATTCAGGAAATAGCAAAAGCCAAGGATGGTGAAAGAGAAGGGGAAGAAGAGGAATATGGAATTAATTCCTTTGTGTATTCCAGAAAACAACCTTTCAGTCAGAAAAAGCTTAATCAATGGATAAAAAAGTGGCCGGAAAATGTTGTACGATGTAAAGGTCTCATATGGCTACATGACCATAACGATACAAGTTTTCTGTTTGAGCAGGCAGGGAAATCAATTGATATAACACCCTTCGGGCGTTGGCTTGCAGTCGGCACAAAGCAGGAACAGAAGGCTGCTTTTGCCAAGAATCCCAGTATTAAAAAAGATTGGGACCCTCATTACGGAGACCGTAAAACAATGCTTGTTTTTATCGGTCTACATTTGGACAAAGAAAAGATTACAGCATCATTGGATAATTGCTTAATCTAA
- a CDS encoding MFS transporter, with translation MNYKKSLRRNIKLNYIFIFLNRLDLTQGVWMLYLANKGLSLAKLGLLEGIFHITSFFMEVPTGAVADIYGRKVSRTLGRAFFIISNIVLVLSTNFYLFALSFSILAVSYNLESGAGEALLYDSLMELGEEKTYMKINGFNEMILEISCIFALTLGGYLAHKNYVWPFALSAAFAGIALLESLLFQEPSIGRNKNLANIHPFKVFKDQTLDSFKIVKNTKKISLLIVFAEVMSVFGTSLFYYLQNYWKDSGLNEFRIGVIFAVSSLINAFVAPNVHKIEKLFKEHLLLIFLPIVTCICIWGISFTRYSYIFFIAVEIFETIMYIVTSDYLNKLIPSENRSTILSFQSMVFSFFMIFIFPLIGKIGDIFTLSTSFKFLGIASSIFAVLNIFITSSMEKNLYNR, from the coding sequence ATGAACTATAAAAAAAGCTTACGAAGAAATATAAAATTGAACTATATATTTATTTTTTTAAACAGATTGGATTTAACCCAAGGAGTGTGGATGCTATACTTGGCTAATAAAGGTTTGTCTCTTGCTAAACTTGGACTTTTAGAGGGTATATTTCACATAACTTCTTTTTTCATGGAAGTACCCACAGGAGCTGTGGCCGATATTTATGGAAGAAAGGTCAGCAGAACCTTGGGAAGAGCGTTTTTTATTATAAGTAATATTGTATTAGTCTTATCAACTAACTTTTATTTATTTGCCCTTTCCTTTTCGATACTTGCTGTATCGTATAACTTAGAGTCTGGGGCAGGGGAAGCCTTGCTTTATGATTCCCTTATGGAATTAGGAGAAGAGAAAACCTATATGAAGATAAATGGATTTAATGAAATGATATTGGAGATAAGCTGTATATTTGCCCTTACCTTAGGGGGATACTTAGCTCATAAGAACTATGTGTGGCCTTTTGCATTAAGTGCGGCATTTGCAGGTATAGCTCTTTTAGAATCTTTGCTATTTCAAGAACCCAGTATAGGTAGAAATAAGAATTTGGCCAATATTCATCCTTTTAAAGTTTTTAAAGACCAAACATTGGATAGCTTTAAAATAGTAAAAAATACTAAGAAAATATCGCTATTGATTGTTTTTGCAGAAGTTATGTCGGTGTTTGGAACGAGTTTATTTTATTATTTGCAAAACTATTGGAAGGACAGCGGATTAAATGAATTTAGAATAGGAGTTATATTTGCCGTTTCTTCGCTGATAAATGCCTTTGTAGCTCCAAATGTTCATAAAATAGAAAAGCTTTTTAAAGAACATCTTTTATTAATATTTTTACCCATAGTTACATGCATTTGTATATGGGGGATAAGCTTTACAAGATATTCTTATATATTTTTTATAGCTGTAGAGATATTTGAAACCATAATGTACATTGTAACGAGTGACTATTTAAATAAACTTATTCCCAGCGAAAATAGATCAACCATCCTATCTTTTCAGAGTATGGTGTTTAGCTTTTTCATGATATTCATATTTCCTCTCATAGGAAAAATAGGAGATATATTTACTCTAAGTACTTCATTTAAATTTTTAGGAATTGCTTCTTCAATTTTTGCTGTGCTGAATATTTTTATAACTTCATCTATGGAGAAAAATTTATATAATAGATAA
- a CDS encoding IS1634 family transposase translates to MRLSISKSKNATSLYVKKDVVVNGKRTTKIVEKLGTVAELEKKLGGEDPVEWAKKYIAQMNLLEKEGKETDVIAKYSPSRLLKKDVQFSFNGGYLFLQKIYHDLGIHNICSEIKKKHKFNFNLDSILSRLIYGRILFPGSKLSTYELSSELIEPPDFQLQHIYRALEIISKESDFIQSSLYQNSLKVSKRNTGILYYDCTNYFFEIEQSEGLKQYGFGKDHKPNPIVQMGMFMDGNGIPLAFSISKGNTNEQLTLKPLEKKILSDFNVSRFVVCTDAGLASNANRKFNDKNDRAFITTQSIKKLKNYLKDWALDPKGWHLSGDDGVYDIMELDEKNDIEKIFYKERWIKEDGLEQRLVVTYSIKYRNYHRKIRSSQIERAMKLINTNPKAKLKKANQNDYKRFIEKKHYTSDGKQAKKEIYSIDTDLISKEETYDGFYGVCTNLEDDVDIIVKVNRKRWEIEESFRIMKSEFKARPVHLSRDDRIEAHFMTCFMALLIYRILEKKLEEKFTCSTIINSLRKMNFKLEEGEGYIPIYTRTDFTDALHEVFGFRTDYEIVTLKQMKKIFKLTKNR, encoded by the coding sequence ATGAGGTTATCAATCTCTAAATCTAAAAATGCTACTTCACTTTATGTTAAAAAAGATGTTGTGGTCAATGGTAAAAGGACTACTAAAATAGTTGAAAAATTAGGCACTGTTGCCGAATTGGAAAAAAAGTTGGGCGGCGAAGATCCTGTTGAATGGGCAAAAAAATATATTGCTCAGATGAATCTCCTTGAAAAAGAAGGCAAAGAAACTGATGTTATTGCTAAGTACTCTCCATCAAGATTATTGAAAAAAGATGTTCAATTTAGTTTCAATGGTGGCTACCTATTCCTCCAGAAAATTTATCATGATTTAGGGATACATAATATCTGCAGCGAAATTAAAAAAAAACATAAATTCAATTTTAATTTAGATTCCATTCTTTCAAGGTTAATTTATGGCAGAATACTTTTCCCCGGTTCTAAACTGTCGACCTATGAACTTTCTTCTGAATTAATTGAACCGCCGGATTTTCAACTCCAGCATATATACAGGGCACTTGAAATCATTTCAAAGGAATCAGATTTTATTCAATCATCTTTGTATCAAAACAGTTTAAAGGTTTCTAAACGAAACACCGGGATTCTTTATTACGACTGCACTAATTACTTTTTCGAAATTGAACAATCAGAAGGACTAAAACAATATGGCTTTGGAAAAGATCACAAACCAAACCCCATTGTACAGATGGGAATGTTTATGGATGGTAACGGCATTCCTCTTGCTTTTTCAATCAGCAAAGGAAATACAAATGAACAGCTTACCTTAAAGCCTTTGGAAAAAAAGATTTTGTCAGACTTCAATGTTTCAAGATTTGTGGTATGTACTGATGCAGGGCTTGCGTCTAATGCTAACAGGAAATTCAACGATAAAAACGATCGTGCTTTTATTACAACTCAATCGATCAAAAAATTGAAAAACTATCTTAAAGACTGGGCTCTTGATCCGAAAGGATGGCATCTTTCAGGAGATGATGGGGTCTACGATATCATGGAGCTTGATGAAAAAAATGATATTGAAAAAATATTTTACAAAGAACGCTGGATAAAAGAAGATGGATTAGAGCAAAGATTGGTTGTTACATATTCAATAAAATACAGAAATTATCATAGAAAGATACGCAGCTCGCAGATTGAACGTGCTATGAAATTGATAAATACAAATCCAAAAGCAAAATTAAAGAAGGCAAATCAAAATGACTATAAAAGATTCATAGAAAAAAAACATTACACTTCTGATGGGAAACAAGCAAAAAAAGAGATTTACAGCATAGATACGGATCTTATATCAAAAGAAGAAACATATGACGGTTTCTATGGTGTATGTACAAATCTTGAAGATGATGTTGATATAATCGTCAAAGTAAACAGAAAGCGCTGGGAAATTGAAGAATCATTCAGGATTATGAAAAGTGAATTTAAAGCAAGGCCTGTACACCTAAGCCGTGATGACAGGATTGAGGCACATTTTATGACCTGTTTTATGGCTTTATTGATCTATAGGATATTGGAGAAAAAATTAGAAGAGAAGTTTACATGTAGTACTATTATCAACAGCTTACGTAAAATGAATTTTAAATTAGAAGAGGGAGAAGGATATATTCCCATATACACCAGAACAGATTTTACTGATGCCTTGCATGAGGTATTCGGATTTCGTACTGACTATGAAATCGTAACATTAAAACAAATGAAAAAAATTTTTAAGCTGACAAAAAATCGATAA
- a CDS encoding NADPH-dependent FMN reductase yields MNIVAIVGSLRKDSYNRKIAEFMKNRYKEKMDIEILNIGNLPLFSEDIEDDPPTVVKEFKNQIKSSEGILFVTPEYNHSIPGALKNALDWCSRVDRVMKDKPTFIVGASNGNVGTARCQAHLRQVLNSGGISAIDLPGNQILIANVQDHFDKEGNFIDERTIKYLDRVVDNYIKWAEKLKS; encoded by the coding sequence ATGAATATAGTTGCAATAGTAGGAAGTTTAAGGAAGGATTCATATAATAGAAAAATAGCTGAGTTTATGAAAAACAGGTATAAAGAAAAAATGGATATAGAGATTTTGAATATAGGAAATCTTCCTTTATTCAGTGAAGATATAGAGGATGATCCTCCGACGGTAGTAAAGGAATTTAAAAATCAAATTAAATCAAGTGAAGGAATATTATTCGTCACACCCGAATATAATCATTCCATTCCGGGAGCATTAAAAAATGCATTGGACTGGTGTTCGAGAGTTGATAGAGTCATGAAGGATAAACCTACTTTTATAGTTGGAGCTTCAAATGGCAATGTTGGTACAGCCAGGTGTCAGGCTCATCTTCGACAGGTTTTAAATTCTGGCGGGATATCAGCTATTGATTTACCGGGAAATCAGATTTTAATAGCAAATGTACAAGATCATTTTGATAAAGAGGGAAATTTTATTGATGAAAGAACCATCAAATATTTGGATAGGGTAGTAGATAACTATATTAAATGGGCTGAAAAATTGAAATCATAA
- the rpsI gene encoding 30S ribosomal protein S9, which produces MANIQFYGTGRRKTSIARVRLVSGSGNITINKKDMDDYFDYDTLKAIIREPLDITNTADKYDVFVNVQGGGFTGQAGAVRHGISRALLEADEELRPVLKKAGFLTRDSRMKERKKYGLKKARKAPQFSKR; this is translated from the coding sequence TTGGCTAATATACAATTTTATGGAACTGGAAGAAGAAAAACCTCTATTGCAAGAGTAAGACTTGTTTCGGGCTCTGGCAATATAACAATAAATAAAAAAGATATGGACGACTACTTTGATTACGATACATTAAAAGCAATTATCCGAGAGCCTTTGGATATTACAAACACAGCGGATAAATATGATGTATTTGTTAATGTTCAAGGGGGAGGATTTACGGGTCAGGCAGGAGCTGTCAGACACGGAATATCAAGGGCACTTCTTGAAGCTGATGAAGAATTAAGACCTGTACTTAAAAAGGCTGGATTCCTTACAAGGGATTCAAGGATGAAAGAAAGAAAAAAATATGGTCTCAAGAAAGCAAGAAAGGCACCACAATTTTCAAAGAGATAG
- the rplM gene encoding 50S ribosomal protein L13, with protein sequence MKSYMAKPTEIDRKWYVIDAEGKVLGRLATEVASILRGKKKPIYTPYVDTGDFVIIINADKVVLTGKKLEQKYYRYHSGHPGGLKEIPYEKLMAAKPEKVIELAVKGMLPKNALGRQMYRKLKVYRGPVHKHEAQKPEVYEF encoded by the coding sequence ATGAAGAGCTATATGGCTAAACCTACTGAAATAGATAGAAAATGGTATGTGATAGATGCTGAAGGAAAAGTATTAGGAAGACTTGCAACAGAAGTTGCGTCTATATTGAGAGGTAAGAAAAAACCTATATATACTCCCTATGTAGATACTGGTGACTTCGTTATAATTATAAATGCGGATAAAGTGGTTTTAACAGGAAAGAAACTGGAACAGAAATATTATAGATATCATAGCGGCCATCCCGGAGGGTTAAAAGAAATCCCATATGAAAAATTGATGGCGGCGAAACCTGAAAAAGTTATTGAACTTGCTGTAAAGGGAATGTTGCCTAAAAATGCTTTAGGAAGACAAATGTATAGAAAACTGAAGGTATACAGAGGACCTGTTCATAAGCATGAAGCACAAAAGCCTGAAGTTTATGAATTTTAG
- the truA gene encoding tRNA pseudouridine(38-40) synthase TruA: MKNIKIIIEYDGTNYSGWQRQLNQDTIQGEIEKAIFKLTGENVNLIGSGRTDAGVHALGQTANFITDVNIPPDKIKFGLNAFLPHDIRISDSEEVSLDFHSRYNVKRKIYKYLIYNRAVKNPFWGRYSYYFPQRLNYELMEREIKYFLGAHDFTSFSSPKSNSKDKNRIIYNALLLKDGDLVMAIFDGNGFLYNMVRIMIGTLVDIGRGKIAEGQIPFIMKSLDRQRAGHTAPPQGLFLEKVFYE; the protein is encoded by the coding sequence ATGAAAAACATAAAGATTATTATAGAATATGACGGAACAAATTATTCGGGTTGGCAAAGACAACTTAATCAAGATACTATACAGGGAGAAATAGAAAAAGCAATTTTTAAATTAACGGGAGAAAATGTCAATTTGATTGGTTCGGGAAGAACAGACGCCGGAGTTCATGCATTAGGGCAAACAGCGAATTTTATAACTGATGTCAATATTCCTCCGGATAAAATTAAATTTGGATTAAATGCATTTCTTCCTCACGATATACGGATTTCGGATTCTGAAGAAGTTTCCCTTGATTTTCACTCCAGATATAATGTGAAAAGAAAAATATATAAATATTTAATATATAATAGGGCTGTGAAAAACCCCTTCTGGGGGAGGTATTCCTATTACTTTCCTCAAAGATTGAATTATGAATTGATGGAAAGGGAAATAAAGTATTTTTTAGGAGCTCATGATTTTACTTCTTTTTCATCTCCCAAGAGTAATTCTAAAGATAAAAATAGAATTATATACAATGCTTTACTTTTAAAGGATGGAGATTTGGTTATGGCTATCTTTGACGGAAATGGATTTTTATATAATATGGTTAGAATAATGATAGGAACTCTTGTAGACATTGGGAGAGGGAAAATTGCCGAAGGACAAATTCCATTTATAATGAAATCTCTTGATAGACAAAGAGCAGGTCACACTGCACCACCTCAAGGGTTATTTTTAGAGAAAGTTTTTTATGAATAG